A genomic segment from Branchiostoma floridae strain S238N-H82 chromosome 7, Bfl_VNyyK, whole genome shotgun sequence encodes:
- the LOC118418913 gene encoding potassium voltage-gated channel protein Shal-like, which produces MAAISGGTGASHVGSTLDQDLFGVDQRWSKECLYEESLRYKRDKKIRLNVGGAHFETRLSTLKRHPNTLLGSEEREYFYNDDTNEYFFDRDPDIFRLVLGYYQTGKLHYVNQECISMYDDELTFFRIPASEIGDCCYADYEENRELVKLRTMIDSFHRCHFFNPTLMSMRERLWRKLSYDVTVTGFWMSPPTVIMTFVVLICTILAIMETVPCGTFDGRPDSKRCGEEYKNLFFYLDTSCVTIFTCEYLLRLYAAPNRTAFAKSCRSLIDIVAVMPYYLGNIIGSKSLLGSFQTVRVVRFLRVFYYSKGLYILFRTLQSVAMEMGFFLISLSVTIILFSTIMYYMEKAFAFGTFTSIPATFWFAIETMTTTGYGDLVPQSYMGKFIGGVCCISGILLITLPVSITVSNFSRLYHQVMDRTDMRQHRLDDMQVTVCLFVCFFCLLNVILLDGGQKLLIIIVIVIMIC; this is translated from the coding sequence ATGGCTGCTATCAGTGGTGGCACAGGAGCGTCTCACGTCGGCTCCACACTCGACCAGGATCTGTTCGGGGTGGACCAGAGATGGAGCAAAGAGTGCCTCTACGAGGAGAGCCTCCGCTACAAGCGGGACAAGAAGATCCGGCTGAACGTGGGGGGAGCTCACTTCGAGACCCGGCTGAGCACACTGAAGAGGCACCCCAACACACTGCTGGGCAGTGAGGAGAGGGAGTACTTTTACAACGACGACACCAACGAGTATTTCTTCGACCGGGATCCGGATATTTTTCGGCTGGTGTTGGGATACTACCAGACGGGGAAGCTTCACTACGTGAACCAGGAGTGCATCTCGATGTACGACGACGAGCTGACGTTTTTTCGAATACCTGCCTCGGAGATCGGTGACTGTTGTTATGCAGACTATGAGGAGAACCGAGAGTTGGTCAAGCTGAGGACGATGATTGACAGCTTTCACAGGTGTCACTTCTTCAATCCGACGCTAATGAGCATGCGGGAACGCCTGTGGAGGAAACTTTCGTACGACGTAACCGTTACCGGGTTTTGGATGTCGCCGCCGACAGTGATCATGACGTTCGTTGTCTTAATCTGCACCATTCTTGCAATTATGGAAACCGTGCCTTGTGGAACTTTCGACGGTAGGCCTGATTCGAAGCGCTGTGGGGAGGAATATAAGAATCTATTTTTCTACTTGGACACGAGCTGCGTGACGATATTCACATGTGAGTACCTGCTGAGGTTATATGCTGCGCCGAACCGTACTGCTTTTGCGAAAAGCTGCCGTAGCTTGATAGACATAGTCGCTGTAATGCCGTACTATCTGGGTAACATAATCGGATCCAAATCCCTTCTCGGGTCTTTCCAGACTGTGCGTGTTGTCCGATTCTTGCGGGTCTTCTACTACTCCAAGGGACTGTACATCCTGTTCCGAACGCTGCAGTCCGTTGCCATGGAAATGGGATTTTTCCTGATATCCTTGTCGGTGACAATCATCCTGTTTTCCACCATTATGTACTACATGGAGAAAGCGTTTGCCTTTGGTACGTTCACGAGCATTCCCGCCACGTTCTGGTTCGCGATCGAAACCATGACGACGACGGGTTACGGGGACCTTGTGCCACAGTCGTACATGGGGAAGTTCATCGGGGGAGTCTGCTGCATCAGTGGGATCCTCCTCATCACCCTGCCAGTATCCATTACGGTGTCGAATTTCAGCCGGTTGTACCACCAGGTCATGGACCGGACTGACATGCGGCAGCACCGTCTCGACGACATGCAggtaactgtttgtttgtttgtttgtttcttttgtttgctGAATGTCATTTTGCTGGATGGAGGACAAAAACTGTTGataattattgttattgttataatGATATGCTAA